In a single window of the Pirellulaceae bacterium genome:
- a CDS encoding PEP-CTERM sorting domain-containing protein (PEP-CTERM proteins occur, often in large numbers, in the proteomes of bacteria that also encode an exosortase, a predicted intramembrane cysteine proteinase. The presence of a PEP-CTERM domain at a protein's C-terminus predicts cleavage within the sorting domain, followed by covalent anchoring to some some component of the (usually Gram-negative) cell surface. Many PEP-CTERM proteins exhibit an unusual sequence composition that includes large numbers of potential glycosylation sites. Expression of one such protein has been shown restore the ability of a bacterium to form floc, a type of biofilm.), giving the protein MSFQLLGRLQLRVRYSLLLFVCWGFGVLPAESAPPLPQEDWFNPIKYKAAAVTIENHFDDLNKGPILSMPTETRLWPEPGDPEFGLQDQREQVKMSHMFENVDGKNSMQPGVHPVSDNPGSAMWLTVQGDFRNYMLERSDQWDPSITNHTSDSPRSVYNRGAAALGMLNGPAGFGYFPYVADLWIDVDAIFRTGLFQDWGSVDSMTPQKPISQDLANWVDDKAWEPWLNKWPNIDPSEMAIARGVPAEDLTIESGNAQTYADWYNGWWVAQTQSGAFPWTGHGYTYDWAYLDQYPNAQGLTEFVVMPSTHKGNVFHYEVISFENTLDYVMIPEPSSLLLVLLGLIFVPLQMRRR; this is encoded by the coding sequence ATGAGTTTTCAGTTATTGGGCAGACTTCAGTTACGAGTACGTTACAGTCTTTTGCTTTTCGTCTGCTGGGGATTCGGCGTGTTACCTGCGGAATCAGCCCCTCCCTTGCCGCAAGAAGACTGGTTTAACCCTATAAAATACAAAGCCGCGGCTGTGACGATTGAAAATCATTTCGACGATTTGAACAAAGGGCCAATTCTCAGTATGCCAACAGAAACCAGGCTGTGGCCTGAGCCTGGGGATCCTGAGTTTGGTCTGCAGGATCAACGTGAGCAGGTGAAAATGTCACACATGTTTGAAAATGTCGACGGCAAGAATTCGATGCAACCCGGAGTCCATCCAGTTTCTGACAACCCCGGTTCTGCCATGTGGCTTACAGTTCAGGGTGACTTTCGAAACTACATGCTTGAACGCAGCGATCAATGGGACCCTTCGATAACAAACCACACGAGCGATTCGCCAAGAAGCGTCTATAACCGTGGGGCGGCTGCATTAGGAATGTTGAATGGGCCCGCGGGCTTCGGCTACTTCCCCTATGTTGCTGATCTGTGGATTGACGTAGATGCGATCTTTCGAACGGGGCTCTTTCAAGATTGGGGCTCCGTGGATAGTATGACGCCGCAAAAGCCAATATCGCAAGATTTAGCTAACTGGGTTGACGACAAGGCGTGGGAGCCGTGGTTGAACAAGTGGCCCAACATTGATCCCTCAGAAATGGCAATAGCGCGAGGTGTACCCGCGGAGGATTTGACGATTGAATCTGGAAACGCTCAGACTTATGCGGATTGGTACAACGGTTGGTGGGTCGCCCAAACGCAAAGCGGTGCATTTCCCTGGACGGGACATGGCTACACGTATGACTGGGCTTATCTTGATCAATACCCCAACGCTCAAGGCCTCACCGAATTTGTGGTCATGCCCAGTACGCACAAAGGGAATGTTTTCCATTACGAAGTGATCTCGTTCGAAAACACTTTGGACTATGTCATGATTCCGGAGCCGAGTTCGCTCTTGTTGGTTCTTTTGGGGCTGATTTTCGTGCCGCTACAAATGCGCCGCCGCTAA
- a CDS encoding alkaline phosphatase family protein, with protein MNRQTLNDFVKAGILTMDSRPPLAKWLNHHVIHRLAIVLATLSILLVPSLSSWAGQTNSLVIGVDGLGYGQRGFANVSTPNIDRLIDGSWHSEYSGSYSSQAFAGGEQRGRTEQPTVSGPGWSTILTGVWADKHRIRNNDFVNPNYEDYPTYLETLEENVPDIVTASFVNWNPIDSRIIASANDDNSQIDVRADLPSDFSTASDAVRHLRTADPRLSHAVFVALDDVDIAGHSCGSSGECYESAIRLADALVGRLVKTVSSRESIANEEWQIVLTSDHGHRPSGGHGGQSDLERRIPFIVSSKQVSPGKMPANDGRPISHADVVPTVLDHFRLPISDYYWGASRAGEPPAIAGDFNADDVVDQIDIDLFADHQGEREFDVNQDGFVNGDDRVYLVEQILQTWFGDSDLDGRFDSRDLIRVFLMNGYEDNVVANSGWATGDWNGDKDFDSSDLVLSFVAGGYDQGPRSNVRVVPEPTTMTQILPCLLLFGGWRWQRSSTPTRQ; from the coding sequence TTGAATCGTCAAACACTTAACGATTTCGTGAAAGCTGGCATCTTGACCATGGATTCACGCCCCCCCCTCGCAAAGTGGCTCAACCATCATGTAATCCACCGGCTTGCGATCGTTCTCGCAACGTTGAGCATACTCCTCGTTCCGTCGCTCAGCAGCTGGGCCGGTCAAACCAATTCGCTCGTAATCGGCGTCGACGGCCTGGGATATGGCCAGCGCGGCTTTGCGAATGTCAGCACACCCAACATCGATCGTCTAATCGACGGATCATGGCACAGCGAATACTCTGGAAGTTATTCAAGTCAAGCATTCGCCGGTGGTGAACAACGTGGTCGAACCGAGCAACCCACCGTGAGCGGGCCGGGGTGGAGCACCATCTTGACGGGTGTCTGGGCAGATAAACATCGCATTCGAAACAACGACTTCGTCAATCCGAACTACGAAGACTACCCGACCTACCTGGAGACGCTCGAGGAAAATGTCCCCGATATTGTCACCGCCAGTTTTGTTAATTGGAATCCCATTGATAGCAGAATCATCGCTTCGGCGAATGACGATAACTCGCAGATCGACGTCCGAGCCGATTTACCTTCCGACTTCTCGACAGCAAGCGATGCGGTACGTCACCTGCGGACAGCGGATCCCAGATTGTCTCACGCCGTTTTCGTCGCGTTGGATGATGTCGATATTGCAGGGCATTCTTGCGGAAGCTCAGGAGAATGCTATGAATCCGCCATTCGACTCGCCGATGCCCTCGTTGGCCGATTAGTAAAAACTGTTTCTTCTCGAGAAAGTATCGCGAATGAGGAGTGGCAAATCGTACTTACGTCAGACCATGGGCACCGTCCTAGCGGCGGTCATGGCGGTCAATCTGATTTGGAACGACGCATCCCGTTCATTGTTTCGAGTAAACAGGTTTCGCCTGGAAAGATGCCTGCCAACGACGGTCGGCCTATTTCGCACGCGGACGTCGTCCCCACCGTGCTAGACCATTTCCGGCTTCCTATCTCGGACTATTACTGGGGAGCATCACGAGCCGGCGAGCCGCCAGCGATCGCAGGTGATTTCAACGCAGATGATGTCGTCGATCAGATCGATATCGATCTATTTGCGGACCACCAAGGTGAACGAGAATTTGACGTCAATCAAGATGGTTTCGTCAACGGCGATGATCGCGTGTATCTCGTTGAGCAGATTTTGCAGACTTGGTTTGGTGATTCTGATTTGGACGGACGCTTTGACAGCAGGGATCTCATTCGAGTATTTCTGATGAATGGGTATGAAGACAACGTTGTCGCAAACTCAGGTTGGGCAACCGGTGATTGGAACGGAGACAAAGATTTCGACAGTTCTGATTTGGTGTTATCATTTGTGGCAGGTGGATACGATCAGGGACCACGCTCGAATGTTCGGGTTGTTCCTGAACCTACAACAATGACGCAAATCCTGCCGTGTCTTTTGCTATTCGGCGGGTGGCGATGGCAACGATCGTCCACCCCAACCCGCCAATGA
- a CDS encoding tetratricopeptide repeat protein has product MSRTANDDQSDPDQGWSQSRNQLFRMIMEGRSFSGRERNCCFLNTGNVQFSTISAISGLNFPDDGRCLAVIDWDRDGDLDLWMSNRNAPRVRYMRNDTPTNNQAIALKLVGNGTTTNRDAIGARVELVLRPPDGSTNSTQSQETIHPVSKQIQTSKQIQTLRAGEGFLSQSSKWIHFGVGSADQIERVVVHWPAGEEQIFHNLKVGNRYRLIQGRSATEQIDSNQMPNAEMAQTVDLPLDSRVARVPLTTRVQMPTIQYLSGDGIAANELFDSGVPTLVNLWASWCQPCLAELSEFAERQQDIETANLKILSLSVDQAGDQPVTTSELGTILERLGFPFPWGTVDESTLQQLQQLHDQFFFQRRTLPLPTSLLIDAQGRLSIIYRGPISVEQLLRDLETLGSENVSLADQAASFPGRSLQHPRVQETAKEADLQLRYRIATWLEEIGRDQEAVKHFTDLRTLNPAWDLPHRHLAKIYLREGDLDQAEESARQAMQANPTNPRLHNTVGLIHSRRGDEPKAATHFRKAISLDERYAEAHNNLGTSLASQGQTNTAGQHFQRAIEIDDQFAEAHTNLGTVYAANNNVAKATQHYKLAIEIDPKYVDAYNNLGTMFARGGELEQAIEYFQIASQLEPNNSEVRRNLNRAQQLMQAKPRQGAK; this is encoded by the coding sequence GTGTCGCGTACAGCCAACGATGATCAGTCGGATCCAGATCAAGGCTGGTCCCAATCGCGAAATCAGCTTTTCCGAATGATCATGGAAGGAAGATCATTCAGCGGTCGCGAGCGCAACTGCTGTTTCCTTAATACGGGCAACGTCCAATTCAGCACGATTTCCGCAATCTCCGGCCTTAACTTTCCGGACGATGGCCGTTGTCTCGCTGTGATCGATTGGGATCGAGACGGCGACTTGGACTTGTGGATGTCAAATCGAAATGCACCACGTGTCCGTTACATGCGCAACGACACCCCGACCAACAATCAAGCCATTGCCCTCAAGCTCGTTGGCAACGGAACAACAACAAATCGAGACGCAATCGGCGCTCGAGTCGAGCTAGTCCTCAGGCCACCCGACGGCAGCACCAACAGTACACAATCCCAGGAAACAATCCATCCAGTCTCGAAACAAATACAAACGTCGAAACAAATACAAACACTGCGTGCGGGTGAAGGATTTCTTTCTCAATCCAGCAAGTGGATCCATTTTGGCGTAGGATCCGCAGATCAGATCGAACGAGTCGTCGTGCATTGGCCAGCGGGTGAGGAGCAGATCTTTCACAACCTCAAAGTTGGCAATCGATATCGTTTAATCCAAGGTCGCTCGGCTACCGAGCAGATCGATTCAAACCAAATGCCCAACGCTGAAATGGCACAGACAGTTGATCTGCCGTTGGATAGCCGTGTTGCCAGAGTTCCGTTAACGACGCGTGTCCAGATGCCAACCATTCAATACTTATCGGGCGATGGAATAGCAGCCAACGAACTTTTTGATTCGGGTGTACCAACATTAGTGAATCTTTGGGCAAGTTGGTGCCAGCCGTGTCTTGCCGAATTATCAGAGTTTGCAGAGCGGCAACAAGACATTGAAACAGCCAACCTGAAAATTCTTTCACTCTCAGTAGACCAAGCAGGCGATCAGCCTGTTACAACCTCAGAGCTCGGTACGATATTGGAGCGATTGGGATTTCCTTTTCCGTGGGGGACGGTCGATGAATCGACGTTGCAACAATTGCAACAACTTCACGATCAATTTTTCTTCCAACGACGAACACTTCCCTTGCCAACCAGCCTGTTGATCGACGCACAAGGTCGGTTATCGATCATCTACCGTGGACCGATCAGTGTGGAACAACTGCTCCGGGATTTGGAGACCTTGGGTAGCGAAAACGTCAGCCTTGCCGACCAAGCAGCCAGCTTCCCGGGGCGATCACTGCAACATCCACGCGTCCAAGAAACAGCGAAAGAAGCTGACCTTCAGTTGCGATATCGAATCGCCACCTGGCTTGAGGAAATCGGACGAGATCAGGAGGCTGTGAAACACTTCACTGATCTACGAACGCTCAATCCGGCTTGGGATCTACCTCACCGCCACTTGGCCAAGATTTACTTGCGAGAAGGGGACCTTGACCAAGCAGAAGAATCGGCCAGACAAGCGATGCAGGCGAACCCGACAAATCCAAGACTCCATAATACTGTGGGGTTGATCCATTCACGCCGAGGCGATGAACCCAAGGCAGCGACACATTTCCGCAAGGCCATTTCGCTGGACGAACGTTATGCCGAAGCTCACAACAATCTCGGAACCAGTCTTGCAAGCCAGGGGCAAACAAATACCGCTGGCCAGCACTTTCAACGGGCGATTGAAATCGACGATCAATTCGCCGAAGCCCATACCAATCTGGGAACTGTTTATGCCGCCAATAACAACGTGGCAAAAGCGACCCAACATTACAAACTCGCAATTGAAATCGATCCAAAATACGTCGACGCGTATAACAATCTGGGCACCATGTTTGCTCGGGGAGGAGAGCTCGAACAAGCGATTGAGTATTTTCAAATTGCAAGCCAACTTGAACCTAACAACTCAGAAGTACGCCGCAATCTCAATCGGGCCCAACAGCTAATGCAAGCCAAGCCTCGCCAAGGAGCGAAGTAG
- a CDS encoding VCBS repeat-containing protein — translation MKSTSQASPPNRPRRPAKWGTVISLLTAVALASIFCFFVLIKDRSPAGPQEPKNTVADLKDSALLPIHEATAWDKVDNPAQDGWSIELQAERAGKMLNRLGRHLFDNESGEPLDLSQLCATDVSSSDLLPELGAPIYQDDLFLVERWSNPKSDKATELPLHRGQAGLEAAVNRLAAIWSQMRETHFEFKIFRVLEIPNGFETHQYVAASGRDGEQLVEQHATWVTRWVEPNDSAEPQLKSIELTDFEQTTAKSKKRLFNEQTSSIIGHNECYQDQFLHGLNYWLDRTQDMRYFSPLGNPGLAIGDVNGDGLEDLLICQEANLPNRLFITQSDGTANEQAKAWNIDWLDGTRSALFVDLDNDGDQDLAATILGGLVVAENTGSHFVVQDILETHDDTTSLTAADFDLDGDLDLYVCVDYPNDYFSTLVGNAEQSANTDVGPIIQGGVANRVYHDANQAGANSLFRNDISDRGRWSFVNHTAASGLDKNNRRFSWAACWEDFDNDGDQDLYVANDFGRNNLYENRQGQFEDIARTSGVEDGASGMSAAWSDVDHDGNMDLYVGNMFSSAGNRITHQPNFKSTASEEIRTRLQRFARGSSLFTNLGQSVFRDDSESAAVNLGRWAWSSNFLDINNDGWNDIAVANGYITSNDTSDL, via the coding sequence ATGAAGTCGACCTCTCAAGCCTCTCCCCCAAACCGTCCTCGGCGGCCCGCTAAATGGGGCACGGTGATCAGCCTATTGACGGCAGTTGCCCTGGCGAGCATCTTCTGTTTTTTCGTATTGATCAAAGACAGATCGCCAGCAGGGCCCCAGGAACCTAAAAATACCGTCGCCGACCTAAAAGATTCCGCCCTACTGCCAATTCACGAAGCGACTGCGTGGGACAAAGTCGACAACCCGGCCCAGGACGGGTGGAGCATCGAGCTGCAGGCAGAACGGGCTGGAAAGATGCTCAACCGACTGGGACGCCATCTGTTCGACAACGAATCGGGGGAGCCGCTTGACCTGTCGCAACTGTGTGCAACCGACGTTAGCTCCAGTGACCTGTTACCTGAGTTGGGTGCGCCCATCTATCAAGACGACCTATTCTTGGTCGAGCGTTGGTCGAATCCCAAATCTGACAAAGCTACCGAGCTGCCGTTGCATCGTGGCCAAGCCGGCCTGGAAGCAGCAGTCAATCGTTTAGCAGCAATCTGGTCCCAGATGCGAGAGACCCATTTTGAATTCAAGATTTTTCGTGTGTTGGAAATCCCCAACGGATTTGAAACACACCAATATGTGGCGGCAAGCGGTCGAGATGGAGAGCAACTTGTTGAGCAACATGCTACCTGGGTAACCCGCTGGGTGGAACCGAATGATTCTGCGGAGCCTCAATTAAAATCGATCGAATTGACAGATTTTGAGCAAACAACCGCGAAATCGAAAAAACGACTTTTTAACGAACAAACGAGCTCGATCATTGGTCACAACGAATGCTATCAAGATCAATTCTTGCATGGTCTGAACTATTGGTTGGATCGAACCCAAGATATGCGTTACTTCTCGCCGCTCGGCAATCCAGGCTTGGCAATTGGTGACGTCAATGGGGATGGCTTGGAAGACTTATTAATTTGCCAAGAAGCAAATCTTCCCAACCGACTATTCATCACGCAATCCGATGGCACCGCCAATGAACAGGCAAAGGCTTGGAATATCGATTGGTTAGATGGCACTCGCAGTGCCTTATTCGTCGACCTCGACAACGACGGCGATCAGGATCTGGCCGCAACCATTCTGGGAGGTCTCGTCGTTGCGGAAAACACGGGAAGTCATTTTGTGGTGCAAGATATTCTCGAGACGCACGATGACACTACTTCTTTGACAGCGGCTGATTTTGACCTTGATGGTGATCTGGACCTCTATGTCTGCGTGGACTATCCCAACGATTATTTTTCTACCCTCGTTGGCAATGCCGAACAGTCAGCGAACACCGACGTGGGCCCCATCATCCAGGGCGGCGTCGCCAATCGCGTTTACCATGACGCCAATCAAGCGGGAGCAAACAGCTTGTTCCGCAATGACATTTCCGATCGAGGACGTTGGTCATTCGTTAATCACACTGCCGCTTCCGGTCTCGACAAGAACAACCGGCGTTTCAGTTGGGCGGCTTGCTGGGAAGATTTCGACAACGATGGCGACCAAGACCTTTACGTCGCCAATGACTTTGGTCGCAACAATCTGTATGAGAATCGACAAGGCCAGTTTGAAGACATCGCGCGCACCTCAGGCGTTGAGGATGGAGCTTCGGGCATGTCGGCTGCCTGGTCGGATGTTGATCACGATGGGAACATGGACCTTTATGTAGGTAACATGTTTTCCTCGGCAGGCAATCGCATCACCCATCAACCAAACTTCAAGTCAACGGCTTCCGAGGAAATCAGGACTCGATTGCAGCGATTTGCTCGTGGAAGCTCATTGTTCACCAACCTGGGCCAGTCGGTGTTCCGCGATGACAGTGAATCCGCGGCGGTCAACCTGGGACGTTGGGCTTGGAGTTCGAATTTCCTCGACATTAACAATGATGGCTGGAATGACATTGCGGTTGCCAACGGATACATCACATCGAATGACACAAGTGATTTGTGA